Part of the Tepiditoga spiralis genome, TTTAAGTTAAAAGTTTTTCCACATATTTCTAATTGATGAGCTAAATAAAAAGATTTTTTTGTACCAAGATATCCAACAGAAGACTTTAAAGAATGAGAAATTTCCTCTAATTTTTTAAAATTTCTTTCAAGTAAAGCATTTTTTATTTCAGAAAGTATAGGCTTATAATTAGTTATAAATTCTGAAAAGATTTCTCTAAATGACTCTTTATCAAGTCCACTTCTCTCAATTCTATTTTCAAAATTATCTTCTATATGAATATTTTTAAAGTTATTTATACTTTGTTTTTTTAAGCTTGCATATTTTAATATTATATTGAACAAAGCCCTTTTACTTATAGGCTTTACAAGATAGTCATTCATTCCATTTTTTATACATACTTCTTTATATCCTTTCATGGCATTTGCTGTTAAAGCTATAATCGGTATATTTTTATTGTGTTTTCGAATTTCTTTTGTTGCCTCAAATCCATTTAATTTAGGCATTTGTACATCCATTAATATTAAATCAAAAGGTATTTTTGAAATAAGTGAAACAGCCTCTTCGCCATCTGAAGCCATGTGTATATTAAAATTTTTATCTTTTAACATCATTTTTAATATTTTTTGATTAATATCATTGTCTTCAGCAATTAATATAGTTATTTCAGAACTTTTTATTGTATCAATATTCAATGTATTATCTTTTTCAATGAACTTATTAGATTTTTCGATTTCAAGAACAAATTTAAAAGTACTTCCAGCATTTAAAACGCTTTCAACAATTATTTTCCCACCTAATTTTTCAATTATTTTTTTTGATATTGCAAGACCCAAGCCAGTACCGCCAAATTTTCTTGTTATTGAATTATCTGCTTGATTAAAACTTTCAAAAATTGTATTTATTTTCTCTTTTGGAATTCCTATTCCAGTATCTTTAACTTTAAATTCTAATTTAACAGTTTTTTCATTTGATTCTAATTCATTTATTGATAAAGAAACACTACCTTCTGAAGTGAATTTAATTGCATTTGATATTAAGTTTACTAAAACTTGTTTTAATCTTGTTGGATCACTTTTTAAATTATATTTTTTACTCATATTATTTTCAAGATAAAAATTTATTCCTTTTTTATTTGCAAGAGGTCTAAAAATATTTTCAATATTTTCAAACATTATTGAAGGACTAAAATCAATAAATTCAAAACTTAAATGTCCACTTTCTATTTTTGAAAGATCTAATATGTTGTTTATTAACTCTAATAAAGTATCAGATGAACTTCTAAGTATATTAATTAGTTCTTCTTGTTCATTTGTATAATTATATTCTGATAATAATTCAATAGCTCCTATGATTGCAGATAAAGGAGTTCTTATTTCATGACTCATGTTAGCAAGAAAATTAGTTTTTAATTTTGAAGCTTCGGCTTCTTTTTTTGCAGCCATTTGTAGTTTTTTAAGAGTTAATTCTTCAGCACTTACATCTCTTCCTACACCAAATATTAGTTTTAATTCTTTAGAAGCCTTTGCTGATATTCTTAAAGGCAGATAAGTTCCATTTTTTTTCTTCATATAAATTTTAGTGTTATTTATAAAATTTCCTTCTAAAATTTTATTATGTGTATTTTCTACAGTAATTAAATCCGAATCTTTTAAAAAATATTTAATATTTTTATTTAATAGTTCTTCTTCTTTATATTCAAATGTATCCAATATAGATTGTGATACTTTTACTATATTTTGATTGAAATCAACTATTAATATAAAGTCTGGAGATAATTCAAATAATTTTTGAGTTATTTCCAAAAGTTTTTCTTTTTCTTTTTCAAAATTCTTTCTTTTTGAAATATCACTTAAAGTTCCTATGATTCTTATTGCTTTTAAATTTTGAGTTCTTTCAATTACTTTTCCTCGTGCTTCTATCCACTTTAAAGTTCCATTTTTCATTTTTATTTGTATTTCACATGTAAAATCATCTGTTTTATTATTAACACAAGCATCTACTTTTTGAGATATTTTTTTTAAATCTTTTGGTGAAAATAAAGATTTCCAGTCTTTAAATTTTTCTTTTAATTCAATAATATTATAATCTAATACTTTTTCTATTGTTTTATTAAAATTAAATTCATTTTTTTCTAAGTCCCATTCCCATATTCCTTCATTAGAAGCACTCATTGCAAGATTCATTCTCTTTTGTTCTTTCCTAATTTTATTTTCTTTTTCTTTTTCATCGGTTATGTCAGATAAAATCAAAACAAATTTATTGAAATTAATTTTATAAATTACTCCATAAGCCCATTTTTTTGTTTTTGAAAAATAAATATCTTTAACTTTTGAATATTTCATATTTTTTTCAATATTAATTTTTAAATAATTTAATATATTTTTATTTTTTATCTTTTCGCCAAATAAAAGCTCTGCATATTCATTACAAGAAGATATTATTAATTTGTTATCTTTTTGTTTTAAGATAATTCTTCCATCAAAGTCACTCGATATTATGTTTTTAAAGAAAATTATTCTAATAAGAATATCAAAAAGTAAAACTATTAAAGTTAATAATAAAATTATATTAATCATAAAATACACCTCTTAAAAGATTTTATTAGTGATCAATTAAAAAAATTAACTTTTTTTTAATATAATTAATTATACCATATATTCTTAATCTAATCAATTAAAAAAAATGCTGACATAAGTCAGCAATAGGATATATTGGGAAATTGAAGGGGATTAACCTTTTTATTCTAAATTGGGGAGTTTTTATACTTATTTAAGAACAATTAAATTATATCATATCTTTTTAATAAAATCAACAAATTAATATTAATATTTTGTGAATGTTTTATAAAAATATTCATTGTTGATTTGTTGTTTTATAATTTATTCTTAAAAATATTATAACAAATAATTTGTGCATAATATAATTAATTTGAACAACATTTAAAATCAATTTAAACAAAATATTTTCTTTTTATGCTATAATTAAATAAATTACGTATTTCATTTTGGAGGTAAAAAATGATTGATTATGAAGTTAAAGTAAAAATAGATGGACTTAAAAATAAGTTTAAAGATTTAAAAAATTTATTTAATATTGAAAAATCAAGAAATAGAGTTAAAGAATTGGAAAAAATTATGACAGATCCAAATTTTTGGAATGATTCTAAAAAAGCTGAAAGTGTTTCAAGAGAGTCACAACACCTAAAAAACGAAATAGGAGATTTTGAAGCATTAGCAAATTTATTTGATGATCTAGATGCAGCAATAGAACTAACAGAAGAAGATTCAAGCATGGAATCTCAAATATTTGAAACACTCAATGAAATAGAAAAGAAAATAAAAGCATTTGAACTTTCAATGCTTTTATCAGGAAAGTATGACAACAATAATGTATTTCTTTCTATACATCCAGGAGCAGGTGGAACAGAATCTCAAGATTGGGCAAGTATGCTTTATAGAATGTATGTAAGATGGTGTGAAAAAAATAAAATGAAAGTAGAAACAATAGATTATCTTGATGGAGACGAAGCGGGAATAAAAAGTGTAACAATAAAAATTTCTGGACCATATGCTTATGGAAAACTAAAATATGAAAGTGGAGTACATAGACTAGTTAGAATTTCCCCATTCGATTCAAATGGTAGAAGACATACATCTTTTACATCTGTAAATGTTGTTCCTGAATTAAACGAAGATGTTGAAATAGAAATAAGAACAGAAGATTTAAGAATTGATACATATCGAGCAGGTGGAGCAGGAGGACAACATGTAAACAAAACAGATTCTGCTGTAAGATTAACTCATTTACCTACAGGAATAGTTGTTGCCTGTCAAAATGAAAGATCACAACATCAAAACAAAGCAACAGCAATGAGTATGTTAAAAGCAAGACTTTATGAAATGGAAATGAGAAAAAAAATGGAAGAAAAAATGCAATTAATGGGAGATGTTAAAAATATATCTTGGGGAAATCAAATAAGATCGTATGTATTATATCCATATCAAATGGTTAAAGATCATAGAACTTCTTATGAAACATCAGATACAGATGGAGTATTAGACGGTACAATAGATGGGTTTATAGAATCAGAACTTTTGTACTTTGCAGAGCTTTCAAGATAAAATAAATTTGACAAAAACGTTAAGGTGGTGTATAATTTTTGAGAGAGTATAAAGATTATCATAAAAGTATAATGGTGAATGAAGTTCTTGATTATCTTATTACAGTGGAAGATGGAATATATGTAGATTGTACTGCTGGAGAGGGTGGACATTCTAAAGCAATTTATGAAAAATGCAATGGGAAAGCTAGAGTAATATCAGTTGATGTTGATTATGAAGTCCTTGGAATAGCAGAAAAAAGATTAAAAGAACTTTCTTATAAAATAGATTTTTTTAAAGCACCGTATCAAGAAATAGATATTGTTTTAGCGGGACTTGGAGTTAAAAAAGTAAATGGATTTTTTATGGATTTAGGAGTTTCAACTTTTCAATTAAAAGGCGTAGGAAGAGGATTTACATTTATGAAAGATGAACCTCTTGATATGAGAATGGATTTAGAAGCTGATAAGACGGCTCATTATGTTGTGAATGAATATTCTGAACAAGAATTATCAAAAATAATATTTGAATATGGTGAAGAATTTAGATTTTCAAGGAAGATAGCAAAAAGGATAGTACAAGCAAGGCCATTAAATACTACTTTTGAATTAGTTGAAGCAATAAAATCTGCCTTTCCTTATTCTGAAATAAGAAAAAGAAAAAGACATTTTGCAACCAAAACATTTCAAGCAATAAGAATAGAAGTAAATGGTGAATTTAATAATATTAAAACGGCATTAAATAAATTTGGAAATTATTTAGAAGTTGGGGGACGGGTTGTTGTTTTGTCTTTTCATTCTCTTGAAGATAAAATTATAAAAACATTTTTTAAAAATGATGAAAGGTTTAATTTATTAACAAAAAAACCTTTGATACCTTCAGAAGAAGAAATAAAAAATAATCCACGTGCGAGAAGTACCAAACTTAGAGCTGCAGAAAAAAAGTAA contains:
- the prfB gene encoding peptide chain release factor 2, with translation MIDYEVKVKIDGLKNKFKDLKNLFNIEKSRNRVKELEKIMTDPNFWNDSKKAESVSRESQHLKNEIGDFEALANLFDDLDAAIELTEEDSSMESQIFETLNEIEKKIKAFELSMLLSGKYDNNNVFLSIHPGAGGTESQDWASMLYRMYVRWCEKNKMKVETIDYLDGDEAGIKSVTIKISGPYAYGKLKYESGVHRLVRISPFDSNGRRHTSFTSVNVVPELNEDVEIEIRTEDLRIDTYRAGGAGGQHVNKTDSAVRLTHLPTGIVVACQNERSQHQNKATAMSMLKARLYEMEMRKKMEEKMQLMGDVKNISWGNQIRSYVLYPYQMVKDHRTSYETSDTDGVLDGTIDGFIESELLYFAELSR
- a CDS encoding response regulator, coding for MINIILLLTLIVLLFDILIRIIFFKNIISSDFDGRIILKQKDNKLIISSCNEYAELLFGEKIKNKNILNYLKINIEKNMKYSKVKDIYFSKTKKWAYGVIYKINFNKFVLILSDITDEKEKENKIRKEQKRMNLAMSASNEGIWEWDLEKNEFNFNKTIEKVLDYNIIELKEKFKDWKSLFSPKDLKKISQKVDACVNNKTDDFTCEIQIKMKNGTLKWIEARGKVIERTQNLKAIRIIGTLSDISKRKNFEKEKEKLLEITQKLFELSPDFILIVDFNQNIVKVSQSILDTFEYKEEELLNKNIKYFLKDSDLITVENTHNKILEGNFINNTKIYMKKKNGTYLPLRISAKASKELKLIFGVGRDVSAEELTLKKLQMAAKKEAEASKLKTNFLANMSHEIRTPLSAIIGAIELLSEYNYTNEQEELINILRSSSDTLLELINNILDLSKIESGHLSFEFIDFSPSIMFENIENIFRPLANKKGINFYLENNMSKKYNLKSDPTRLKQVLVNLISNAIKFTSEGSVSLSINELESNEKTVKLEFKVKDTGIGIPKEKINTIFESFNQADNSITRKFGGTGLGLAISKKIIEKLGGKIIVESVLNAGSTFKFVLEIEKSNKFIEKDNTLNIDTIKSSEITILIAEDNDINQKILKMMLKDKNFNIHMASDGEEAVSLISKIPFDLILMDVQMPKLNGFEATKEIRKHNKNIPIIALTANAMKGYKEVCIKNGMNDYLVKPISKRALFNIILKYASLKKQSINNFKNIHIEDNFENRIERSGLDKESFREIFSEFITNYKPILSEIKNALLERNFKKLEEISHSLKSSVGYLGTKKSFYLAHQLEICGKTFNLKKAQYYLNALEEELQKMQVEFYQNF
- the rsmH gene encoding 16S rRNA (cytosine(1402)-N(4))-methyltransferase RsmH encodes the protein MREYKDYHKSIMVNEVLDYLITVEDGIYVDCTAGEGGHSKAIYEKCNGKARVISVDVDYEVLGIAEKRLKELSYKIDFFKAPYQEIDIVLAGLGVKKVNGFFMDLGVSTFQLKGVGRGFTFMKDEPLDMRMDLEADKTAHYVVNEYSEQELSKIIFEYGEEFRFSRKIAKRIVQARPLNTTFELVEAIKSAFPYSEIRKRKRHFATKTFQAIRIEVNGEFNNIKTALNKFGNYLEVGGRVVVLSFHSLEDKIIKTFFKNDERFNLLTKKPLIPSEEEIKNNPRARSTKLRAAEKK